The following coding sequences are from one Oceaniferula flava window:
- a CDS encoding secretin N-terminal domain-containing protein, which yields MKFLLSAVMTLSTSALVLAQAPAQPDAPAAPRRGGAPAPTATPAATPPIPARRSAPGAAAPAANKNVQALGFNKKVNPNDLAVAAGGVIDGSNWDDQDVADEYTKYTGKRVLLSSATQNLEIRFYQRGPLTNKEAAELLDKVLNMEGFAFVPSGVNEVKLLPKAQGTGPNAPEDTEIMIDDPAEIPQGDAYVSYFMKLNFIKPEEAVRTFTQSIHGLGPGAKIAPVPNASAVIVTGKSSFIRKLINQKQYIDVAAGNVSTTWVNMEYADAEEVAASLNEIMNSQQQRKTTAGVTTGNRGNAQTPPTPSRNTNNAAAANTGAASSGATAAGEDIPVQIVANARLNKIFIMGRPVDIVFVESLARAFDAPPNRNNFIKRRLRFMLARDFLDVAENALASVGGAIGGGSAQQGGAGGGQQANNRQTQTGNTGGQTGSGTSTDSVEEFDVSDVPESRVVGKTLLVADNLANSILVQGPPESIRIVSELIDKLDGRPQQVMISTVFGQVSLGTGKDVGVSFGGVANGDGTGDGIAGNSDSGIGDLFGLDSLTSISGLNTASANGLNIYGSVKNLTGVIRALETRSDFKVLSRPTVYTSNNRRAIISSGRRIAVPTNTFTSGATTGTTQSTNIEYRDVLLRFEVVPLINSDDEVTLRISLLNEDTQGVQVIDENEIPTIVTESIATTVTVRNNSTVVLGGLVTETETNTRTGVPILSSIPGLGRLFRRDNDEIERRELLIFIQPKIINGEASQQDAQHDMEQRYSNSSSTRKFADGVLPQKPSTAEAVKDSSAKSSVPSASTRPGIRYPTRR from the coding sequence ATGAAATTTCTCTTATCAGCTGTCATGACTCTATCGACGAGTGCTTTGGTCCTGGCCCAAGCACCCGCACAACCAGATGCCCCAGCAGCACCAAGAAGAGGAGGCGCTCCTGCCCCTACGGCCACACCTGCGGCCACACCACCGATTCCAGCCCGTCGATCTGCTCCGGGTGCCGCCGCTCCCGCTGCTAACAAGAACGTGCAAGCCCTCGGGTTCAACAAAAAGGTCAACCCCAATGATCTTGCCGTCGCTGCCGGTGGCGTGATTGATGGTAGCAACTGGGATGATCAGGACGTGGCCGATGAATATACCAAATACACCGGTAAGCGCGTGCTGCTCAGCTCCGCCACCCAGAATCTGGAAATCCGCTTCTACCAGCGTGGACCGCTGACCAATAAGGAGGCAGCCGAGTTGTTAGACAAGGTGTTGAACATGGAAGGATTCGCCTTTGTGCCCAGTGGCGTCAACGAGGTGAAGCTCTTGCCTAAAGCGCAAGGCACCGGCCCGAACGCACCTGAGGACACCGAAATCATGATCGATGATCCTGCGGAAATCCCTCAAGGTGATGCCTACGTTTCGTATTTCATGAAGCTCAATTTCATCAAGCCGGAGGAGGCTGTGAGAACATTCACCCAGAGCATTCACGGTCTGGGGCCAGGCGCTAAAATCGCCCCCGTGCCGAATGCATCCGCGGTGATCGTCACCGGTAAGTCATCGTTCATCCGCAAGTTGATCAATCAGAAGCAATACATTGATGTGGCCGCCGGTAACGTTAGCACCACTTGGGTGAACATGGAGTATGCCGACGCCGAAGAGGTCGCCGCATCGCTCAATGAGATCATGAACTCCCAGCAGCAGCGGAAAACCACTGCGGGTGTGACTACCGGAAACCGGGGCAATGCCCAGACTCCGCCGACGCCAAGCCGCAATACCAACAACGCTGCTGCCGCAAACACCGGTGCCGCATCGTCTGGTGCCACCGCCGCCGGTGAAGACATCCCCGTGCAGATCGTGGCAAATGCCCGACTCAATAAGATTTTCATCATGGGCCGTCCGGTCGATATCGTGTTCGTTGAAAGCTTGGCTCGTGCCTTCGATGCTCCACCTAACCGGAACAACTTCATCAAACGCCGTCTGCGCTTCATGCTGGCTCGTGACTTCCTCGACGTTGCCGAAAATGCGCTCGCCTCGGTGGGTGGTGCGATCGGTGGTGGCTCTGCCCAACAAGGTGGTGCAGGCGGTGGTCAGCAAGCCAACAACCGTCAGACGCAAACGGGTAACACCGGCGGCCAGACTGGCTCCGGCACCAGCACGGATTCCGTGGAAGAGTTCGACGTCAGCGACGTGCCAGAATCACGTGTTGTCGGCAAGACTCTCTTAGTGGCTGATAACTTGGCCAACAGCATTCTGGTGCAAGGTCCGCCGGAAAGTATCCGCATCGTTTCAGAATTGATCGATAAACTCGATGGTCGTCCACAACAGGTGATGATCTCCACCGTCTTTGGCCAAGTTAGCCTCGGCACAGGCAAGGATGTGGGTGTTAGCTTTGGCGGTGTGGCCAATGGCGACGGCACCGGCGACGGCATTGCCGGGAACTCGGACAGTGGTATTGGCGACCTCTTTGGTCTCGATTCACTGACCTCGATCTCCGGGCTGAATACCGCCAGCGCCAACGGCCTGAACATTTACGGCAGTGTGAAGAACCTCACCGGCGTGATCAGAGCCCTGGAAACCCGCTCGGACTTCAAGGTGCTGTCTCGACCAACCGTTTACACCTCCAATAACCGCAGAGCGATTATTTCCTCGGGTCGCCGCATCGCCGTGCCGACCAATACCTTCACCAGTGGTGCCACCACCGGCACTACCCAGAGCACTAACATCGAATATCGCGACGTGCTGTTGCGCTTCGAAGTGGTGCCACTGATCAACTCCGATGACGAGGTGACCCTACGTATTTCTCTACTCAACGAAGATACCCAAGGGGTGCAAGTAATTGATGAAAATGAGATCCCAACCATCGTGACCGAATCGATCGCGACCACCGTGACGGTGAGAAACAATTCCACGGTCGTGCTCGGAGGTTTGGTGACCGAGACGGAAACCAACACCCGCACCGGCGTGCCAATCCTCAGTAGCATCCCTGGACTCGGACGTCTGTTCCGCCGCGATAATGACGAAATTGAACGTCGCGAG
- a CDS encoding general secretion pathway protein GspK, producing MDIHTPQNHTRPTRCSSGSALVAVFWIMAVLALAVFAAVRVVYYDSDVAASQLNGFEALQVAERGIAVAVNPAVEKGDPILDWYDEEQDISFSARITSEAARFNINVLLMRQDKQLLTDIFTDWGMDLQDAQALIDNLTDWIDEGDLAELNGAEVDWYEDQGRPNHPFNRPFYNLDEMRLVKGMDQLESLQPNWRNWFTIWSNGKLDLNEAPAELISSAVEVSIDDAEDFVDHILGPDLERDTEDDQKFQTLDEALVMLGVSEFQQQTVNPRVTVSDTTTRIVSDGRAGTVKRRITLIIRSRTAQPAILERKEEILP from the coding sequence ATGGATATCCACACCCCACAGAATCACACACGTCCCACTCGTTGCTCGAGCGGGAGCGCCTTGGTGGCGGTGTTCTGGATCATGGCGGTATTAGCCTTGGCTGTTTTTGCCGCCGTGCGTGTGGTGTATTACGATTCAGATGTGGCGGCATCTCAGCTGAATGGCTTCGAGGCGCTGCAGGTGGCCGAGCGGGGGATTGCGGTGGCAGTCAACCCAGCGGTGGAAAAAGGGGATCCCATCCTCGACTGGTATGATGAAGAACAGGATATATCCTTTTCGGCCCGGATTACCTCTGAGGCTGCTCGTTTTAATATCAATGTGCTGTTGATGCGACAGGACAAGCAGCTGCTGACGGACATCTTCACTGATTGGGGAATGGACTTACAGGATGCGCAGGCATTGATTGATAACTTGACCGACTGGATTGACGAGGGGGACCTGGCCGAGCTGAATGGCGCCGAAGTCGACTGGTATGAAGACCAGGGCCGCCCCAATCACCCTTTTAACCGCCCCTTTTACAATCTCGATGAAATGCGTCTGGTGAAGGGAATGGACCAGCTGGAGTCATTGCAGCCGAACTGGCGGAACTGGTTCACCATTTGGAGCAATGGCAAACTTGATCTGAATGAAGCCCCGGCGGAGTTGATTTCCTCGGCGGTGGAAGTTTCCATTGATGATGCGGAGGATTTTGTCGATCACATCCTCGGTCCCGATCTCGAGCGCGACACCGAGGACGATCAGAAATTTCAAACTCTCGATGAGGCCCTGGTCATGCTCGGTGTATCCGAGTTCCAGCAACAAACGGTGAACCCGAGAGTTACCGTGAGCGATACCACGACACGCATCGTGAGCGACGGTCGTGCAGGCACCGTTAAGCGGCGAATCACCCTGATTATCCGCAGTCGGACTGCCCAGCCAGCCATCTTGGAGAGAAAAGAAGAAATATTACCGTAG
- a CDS encoding PulJ/GspJ family protein: protein MMIVRRQNATSKRLQRGGFTLLEIVIALGLMGMLVGMIFRVAQSSMKLSQSVVETQNEMMEQNAFFNLLKNHFEQIPGNAVINLESYEARDRTLFTLTFQNVPMSFNWGDVPMTAEAIELSTVEQRDGFIDVVLRFYDVKILEDSTSTGDDDAEPFAEITLIEDMWMCDCEVVDGSTMEADTFWDNSGQQPLQVKFYCRFTPTSDIVQQTFWVVPKENPEVIMRQIIQQNPAGPDLSNGIDVGGGDTGGGGGGGRGEGGGRGEGGGRGEGGGRGDRGN from the coding sequence ATGATGATTGTTAGACGACAGAATGCGACGAGCAAGCGCTTGCAGCGTGGTGGTTTCACTTTGCTGGAAATCGTGATTGCGCTCGGGCTGATGGGGATGCTTGTGGGCATGATTTTCCGCGTGGCCCAGTCGTCGATGAAGCTCAGTCAATCGGTGGTGGAGACACAGAATGAGATGATGGAGCAAAATGCCTTTTTCAATTTGTTGAAGAACCACTTCGAACAAATTCCAGGCAATGCGGTGATCAATTTGGAAAGCTACGAGGCGAGGGACCGGACCTTGTTCACCCTGACCTTTCAAAATGTGCCGATGTCATTCAACTGGGGCGACGTGCCGATGACCGCTGAGGCGATCGAGCTGTCGACCGTTGAGCAGCGCGATGGTTTCATCGATGTCGTGCTTCGTTTTTACGATGTCAAAATCCTCGAGGACAGCACGTCCACAGGCGATGACGACGCCGAACCCTTTGCTGAAATCACCTTGATTGAAGACATGTGGATGTGTGATTGCGAGGTGGTCGACGGCAGCACGATGGAGGCCGATACTTTCTGGGACAACAGTGGTCAGCAGCCACTGCAAGTGAAGTTTTACTGTCGATTCACACCCACATCCGACATCGTGCAGCAAACATTCTGGGTGGTTCCGAAGGAAAATCCTGAAGTGATCATGCGCCAAATTATCCAGCAGAACCCTGCCGGTCCTGACCTTTCCAACGGCATCGATGTGGGTGGCGGCGACACTGGTGGCGGCGGCGGAGGCGGCCGTGGCGAAGGTGGCGGACGAGGTGAGGGAGGCGGCCGCGGTGAAGGCGGCGGCCGTGGTGACCGCGGAAATTAA
- the gspG gene encoding type II secretion system major pseudopilin GspG: MKTTTQRIQSNSPQRLLPSGFTLLEMVIVLGIIAMIMGGAIFTMKRISDSGAVTVVGGDFSSIENALQSYKTNAGHYPSEQQGLNALVEKPTNAPRPRRWIQIMDEVPSDPWNNEYIYKFPGSKDRSRPELISVGKDGLEGTEDDLSNQE; encoded by the coding sequence ATGAAAACGACGACACAACGTATCCAATCCAACTCTCCACAACGCCTCCTTCCTTCAGGATTTACCCTGCTGGAAATGGTGATCGTGCTGGGCATCATCGCCATGATCATGGGCGGCGCTATTTTCACCATGAAACGTATTTCCGACAGTGGTGCGGTGACTGTGGTGGGGGGCGATTTTTCCTCCATCGAAAATGCCCTGCAATCGTATAAGACCAACGCCGGTCATTATCCTTCCGAGCAGCAAGGGCTGAATGCCTTGGTGGAAAAACCAACCAATGCACCACGTCCGAGACGTTGGATCCAGATCATGGACGAGGTTCCCAGTGACCCATGGAACAACGAGTATATCTACAAGTTCCCAGGCAGCAAAGATCGTTCACGTCCTGAGCTGATCAGCGTGGGCAAAGACGGTCTCGAGGGAACTGAAGACGACCTGTCCAACCAGGAATGA